GAGCTGGAGCTAGAGCGAGAGCCGGACCTGGAGCAGCTGCCAGCGCTGGAGCTAGGGAAGCAGACTGAACCGAGGCTGGCAGTGAAACAGGGATGAGAACTGATGTTAATCCTGGGGCCGAGACTTCATCTGGTGCAGAAACTGCATCTGAGCATGCAGATGAGCTTATGAGTGGCTCAAAAGTGGGACCTGATCCAGAGGCCGGTGCTTGAATGGGGGCTGAGGCTAAATCTTGCTGTGTGGTTAGAACTTGGACAGAGTCAGAATTAGGGGTTTTAAAACTGGCTGGAGTTGGAGTGTCAGATATGGCTGCTACTTTGGTTTGGTTCTCTGTTGAGACCGGAGCAGGCGTTTGTGCTGAGACTTGAGTTTTGTCTCGGGCGTCTTCTGATCCGGAGACCGATGCTTGGGCTGGAACTGGTTCTGTAGGAGCTGCAGTTACGTCCAGGCCTGATGAAGCAGTTTCTGCATCTAGTCCACCTCCCCAGAGACCAGTCTGAACATCAGGTACGGCGGGGTGGACCTGAGCCAAACTGTGAACATCTCCCAAATTCCCCTGCGATGAAATAGTCTGTATCtgtaagtaaaaacaaaaaaagcatatataagggTTTGTTTATTAATCAATTCAAATTGTCTCTGCAAAATCTGCAAACTCATGTCCTacatacattttcacattatAGCCAgcaataatatacatatatattcccCCCCCCGACAGGCTGTTTCTGCCCAGGGTGGGGGTATGACGTGAATTGCACCTGGCAGACAGGTGAGGATGGATGTATGGAAGATACAGAAGTTTGCCTTGCAGCTGTGGCCCTGCAGAGGACTGGTAAGAAGTGGAACAGGGAGTGTTGTATTGGGCATGTGCTGATGTGTGGACAGAGGGGTTGCTGAGAGTGGCTATAGAGGCAAAGAGAGGAATCAGTAATGCTGGGGCACCTCAGGGAACTGTTCTCTTTCCCTTCCTGTTCACGCTCTACACACCACAGACTTCAGCTATCGGTCAGAGTCCTGCCATCTTGTTGGATCTGTCATCCAACATTTTGTGACAGATACAAACTAGATATTCTGCTCTAAATGCTCCACTTCAATAAAAGTGAGTTGCAGGGTGTGCACAATTAATTAGACTAAATTCTGCAGTCAGAGTTTTGCTCCACCTGGGGAAGGACGGCAGGTAGATGGAGATGGCACTAAAGGTAGAAAGATAAATGGGAAGGAAACACAAACCACATAAGAAGCCACTCTCATACACACAATAATCCACATTCACGCTGTATATTATAGATATGAATAcatgtatatataatatatgttaGAATATACAGTTTCCATGACAAACAAGCATCCATAAGTATTTAGCTTAACACATAAGCAGACAGCCAAGCCCGTGTTCAAAGCATGCAGTCACAGTCAGATGCAAACggtacctgctgctgctgctgggcggcAAGCGGCGGCTGGATGGAAGCGTCAGCCATCGGCCTACTCGGGTGCATGATAGGCACAGGTGTAACTGCAGCAGAAACTGTCTGTCGGACACACGCAACAGTGATCATACGTATTTGACCCTAGTTTTAGGCATGTTATGATATGACGCACAACAAATAAGGCTTCAGGTTAAAATGTGCAGAATGTGAAAGAAGGGGCTTTCATGAGAATGTAGAGGCAAGATAAAGTTGAGAAGGGAAGCTCTATTTTACACCATGATACCACATTATGTTCTGTGCTGGGATGCTCTGCTGCTATGTTTCAAACTGatttatgtataaaaaaaaaaaaaaatggtccAGGAATTAAACCCGTAGTTTGGATTAGGCAGGAGCATTTTCCGTAAACTGTAAAGCAGCGGCAGTAAGGATGTGGACGATGAAGGAGGCTTAGACAAAGCTCTGATGGGCAGTTTAAATTCAAGGAGAGGAGCGGTTGTATGAAttgtgtagaagaagaagatacTGATGACGGACTCTGAAAAAGACTAGGCCGTCTGAGGAGGTCTTAGTGATATTTGTTGGAGACGCATCCGGTGACGGAGGCTGACGGGTGGCTGGACTGAGAGAGCGAGTCCTGCACCATAGCATTTCAGCCAGTGACGCGCCTCCATGCCTGCAACACACCATGCACTCAGTACAGAGCAGGTTGACATGCCATACAAAGGGATCGCTGGCGTGACGCTGATGAGGCGTCgttccaaaaaagaaaatgaaaatgctgttACTGGAGAAAACAACTCAAAGGCAAAATGAAGGATTTAGCAACAGAGATAAGAAATACATTCACGCACTGTTTGAGGCAGGTGGCGGGCCCCAGGACGCAGGTGACTTGTGGTTTGCTGGTAGGATCCCCAGTGTAATTGAATGGATGCTTGTGTGTAGTCTTCATGTGGACCCTGTGCTGTGTGTTGCTGGCTGGGCCCATGGTTCACTTCAGGGTCAAGATGTACAGGAGGACTGTAGATCATCTGAGTTGTGGAAATGGGCTCTGGAAGAGACTGGTAGGTGCCATTTGGCTGATTGTGTAGATCATCGGGTTGCATGGTGGAGCCCACTCCACTgtcagctgtaaaaaaaataaaaaaataaacaaggtgAATGAACCATCGTTTAGGCACCGTGATGTCCTGGAGGAAGGACGGACACAGGGGcagggcagagggaggagggggggggggggggggcagcaccacAGTCACTGCTTCCCTCTTAGGATCACAAATAAAGTTTAACACATTTAGTCTTTTCCTGTGAAGAAGTGAGAGACAGAGGCTGTCATACAGACGCTCATATGTTTAAGTGAAAGTTCTTACATGTGGCAGACATGGTGACAGGCACATTACATATTAGGGTATGCTGccctgcttcctgttcctcGTAGTCTGTTGAAGGTAGCGTAGCAGCCTGCGGTACGCCGGTACTCGGCACCTGCAGCAGGTTTTGCTGCACCTTCTTCACAGCTCCCTCGCCACTTCCTGGGGGGGCAGTCCGTTCCCTCCTCCATTTGATAAGAGCCACGCGGTCCCGGATAGACTTCCCAACAATCTTCACATCGCAGTCCAGGAAGAAACCAGATTCCACCTGCAGGGCAAAGGTAGGATGtttgctgcagctcagaacaAGCTACGTCATGGCTATATTTCAGCagcaaacataataaatcagGTGATCTATCCTTCATTCTTCCTCTGAACCACGAAGAGCTGCACTTTCATGGCAgtacaaacatacaaactctgcaaaGAAAGGAATTAAACCCGGAAACTTCTCACTGTGAGGTCACAGTGctactcactgcgccaccatgcttcCCCCCCTCACTTAGTTACATCTTGAAATAATAAAGTTAGTGGTGTAAACTACCGCCTTTATATTTACCATTTCCTGGGCAATGACCTCTGGGATCTCACTCATCAGGTCAAAGGTAAACTCAATGGCGCCCGTGTCCTTGTACTTCCCTTTCAGCTTTTTTGGATCCTCGACCCACAGCTTCAGCGCAATGGATGCTTTCTTCCCGTCATCCTCTTCGTTAAGCTCCACCCTCACGCCAGTGTCCTCTGCAAAGAATGCATGGTTTAGGAGGTCCTTGATGGCGTACCTGCAGGAAATGCACAAACACTCGTCAATGACCCAACTGAAGGTCACCAGCAATCaaatgaagcacacacacacacagaggcaaagAGTGGCGTTAGCATCACACGAAACAACACAAGGACACCCTCTACTCTATTCTCCATTGACATAACAGATGAGTAAGAGATGCAGAGGGTGAAGGTCCTGGTCGTCTTACCTTTCTTCCCGTTTGTGACAGATACACTCCCCAATTATTTCCTTGATTTCCGGGTCACTGACTTTAATGTAACTGGCCGGTTTCACCCCCTGGAGACAAACTGGAATGAGCACGTCTCCACCCACCAAGTGACACTCAGAGTAGCAGCACTGGGCTGCGTGGCAGAGGAAGCGCCTGTCTTCAAAATACATACATTACAGGCTCTGAGAaactcgtcttcctcagctgaTCCACAAAGAACTGATTAACATGATGATTTTAGGGACTATTTATGAAAcataaacatgaaatgaaagactATTTTTAACTACAAATCAAAGATAAATTCATATGGAATAGTTAAGTCAATTTAGTGGTAAATATCAGCTCATGTTTGCAAACTACGGGTAAATACTGTAACACACAAGCTGGGCCAGTT
The sequence above is drawn from the Brachionichthys hirsutus isolate HB-005 unplaced genomic scaffold, CSIRO-AGI_Bhir_v1 contig_1447, whole genome shotgun sequence genome and encodes:
- the LOC137916510 gene encoding LOW QUALITY PROTEIN: serine/threonine-protein kinase WNK2-like (The sequence of the model RefSeq protein was modified relative to this genomic sequence to represent the inferred CDS: inserted 1 base in 1 codon), translating into MDAAEDPRTDPPLGSTFSSAPNLDSDINANARRPVYANGTCHNVNVPNGALRGASDPSAYPSADYQVTRQRFIRRSLWVSDPEDQPVDTPDCVSSSPLLSVDLRAVVDRSRARVRYGTGLGLGETPIKGSRVDLKDRITDDEEKRGKSESASKTEVASSDVTGKAGSDENEEEPGMKAVSTSPGGRFLKFDIELGRGSFKTVYKGLDTDTWVEVAWCELQERKLSKAERQRFKEEAEMLKGLQHPNIVRFYDFWESPVKGKKCIVLVTELMTSGTLKTYLKRFKVMKPKVLRSWCRQILKGLHFLHTRTPPIIHRDLKCDNIFITGPTGSVKIGDLGLATLKRASFAKSVIGTPEFMAPEMYEEHYDEAVDVYAFGMCMLEMATSEYPYSECQNAAQIYRKVTSGVKPASYIKVSDPEIKEIIGECICHKREERYAIKDLLNHAFFAEDTGVRVELNEEDDGKKASIALKLWVEDPKKLKGKYKDTGAIEFTFDLMSEIPEVIAQEMVESGFFLDCDVKIVGKSIRDRVALIKWRRERTAPPGSGEGAVKKVQQNLLQVPSTGVPQAATLPSTDYEEQEAGQHTLICNVPVTMSATSDSGVGSTMQPDDLHNQPNGTYQSLPEPISTTQMIYSPPVHLDPEVNHGPSQQHTAQGPHEDYTQASIQLHWGSYQQTTSHLRPGARHLPQTRHASDPFVWHVNLLCTECMVCCRHGGASLAEMLWCRTRSLSPATRQPPSPDASPTNITKTSSDGLXLFQSPSSTVSAAVTPVPIMHPSRPMADASIQPPLAAQQQQQIQTISSQGNLGDVHSLAQVHPAVPDVQTGLWGGGLDAETASSGLDVTAAPTEPVPAQASVSGSEDARDKTQVSAQTPAPVSTENQTKVAAISDTPTPASFKTPNSDSVQVLTTQQDLASAPIQAPASGSGPTFEPLISSSACSDAVSAPDEVSAPGLTSVLIPVSLPASVQSASLAPALAAAPGPALALAPAPVPVSTAAPAPVAASVFAPTLQPAGTQAVLSVSDAA